Proteins from one Candidatus Neomarinimicrobiota bacterium genomic window:
- a CDS encoding Gfo/Idh/MocA family oxidoreductase translates to MGNEISRREFIRSLAILATAAPWMATFANYEQVKDNVSSDTVRIGIIGTGSRGTKLLLHLQTIPGVEIVALCDNYLPHLNDGLQLMESSVYSTEAYQELLNRDDIDGVVIATPPHLHPQITIDSLDAGNHVFCEKVMALSPQDCFRMAEKQQETDRILQIGFQRLFDIRYLKAKELITAGEIGPVTAVRANWHRNDNWRRPVRAPKLEVQLNWRLYDEFSGGLMAELGAHQLQIVNWMLDTYPTEVNGTGSINHWDDGRDIYDNIHLIFSYPDGVFLEYSSLLSNSHNGVIEQFLGPKGAIELEAGKYYSETPPKSPGIVQLLEDIEETIFRTVPIGGASWVAGGQDKSDPEYIVPDVSIPSATQLELEAFIQSIRMGEHNQELLNQALSASLTSILANNSIGKRSTHTWTFGDIQ, encoded by the coding sequence GTGGGTAATGAAATCTCCAGACGGGAATTTATCAGGTCGCTGGCGATCCTGGCCACTGCCGCACCCTGGATGGCGACCTTCGCCAATTACGAGCAGGTGAAAGACAACGTTTCATCGGATACGGTGCGCATCGGCATTATCGGAACCGGCTCACGGGGGACAAAACTGTTGCTACACCTCCAGACCATTCCCGGAGTAGAAATTGTCGCTCTCTGCGATAATTATCTGCCGCACCTGAATGACGGACTACAATTGATGGAATCCTCGGTCTACTCGACAGAGGCCTACCAAGAACTCCTCAACCGGGACGATATAGATGGGGTCGTGATTGCGACTCCGCCACACCTGCATCCACAAATTACCATCGATAGTCTTGACGCCGGGAACCACGTGTTTTGTGAAAAGGTCATGGCGCTCAGTCCGCAGGACTGTTTTCGGATGGCTGAGAAGCAACAAGAAACCGACAGGATACTGCAGATTGGATTCCAGCGGCTATTCGATATTCGCTACCTCAAAGCAAAAGAATTGATAACAGCCGGGGAAATCGGTCCGGTGACAGCAGTCAGAGCCAACTGGCACCGTAATGACAACTGGCGACGACCGGTGAGAGCCCCGAAACTGGAGGTACAGCTGAACTGGCGTCTGTACGACGAATTCTCCGGGGGACTGATGGCCGAACTGGGAGCCCATCAGCTCCAGATTGTCAACTGGATGCTGGACACGTATCCCACCGAAGTGAATGGAACCGGGAGCATTAATCACTGGGACGACGGCAGAGACATCTACGATAATATCCACCTGATATTCAGCTATCCTGACGGGGTATTTCTTGAGTATTCTTCTCTGCTGAGTAATTCACACAATGGTGTGATAGAACAGTTCCTCGGACCGAAAGGCGCTATTGAACTCGAGGCCGGAAAGTATTATTCGGAGACGCCGCCTAAGAGCCCGGGAATAGTTCAGTTGCTGGAAGACATTGAAGAAACAATTTTCCGTACCGTTCCAATAGGCGGAGCCAGTTGGGTCGCCGGCGGTCAGGATAAATCGGACCCCGAATATATTGTGCCGGACGTGAGCATACCGTCCGCGACACAACTGGAGCTCGAAGCATTTATCCAGTCCATACGAATGGGTGAACATAATCAGGAGCTGCTGAATCAGGCTCTCTCGGCAAGTCTAACTTCTATCCTGGCTAATAATTCCATAGGAAAACGTTCGACGCACACGTGGACATTTGGCGATATCCAATGA
- a CDS encoding ThuA domain-containing protein yields MSQASDMDSVLIFTKTAGFEHESIPKGSKAMKTLLETNGFHVVVSDNDSLFNREFQEKFDILVFLNTTGDILNEFQQEVMREFVESGGGFVGIHAATDTEYEWEWYGEFIGTYFKDHPEIQQATIDVVAPDHPTTAMLPSRWERTDEWYNFAPELPDKFEILCVLDESTYEGGTHENAHPFTWCRDVKQGRMWYTAGGHTVENYQEEKFMLHLLAGIQYAGKITSR; encoded by the coding sequence ATGAGCCAGGCATCTGATATGGATTCCGTCCTGATTTTCACGAAAACCGCAGGTTTCGAACACGAGTCGATTCCCAAGGGCTCTAAGGCAATGAAAACTCTGCTGGAAACTAACGGATTTCATGTCGTTGTATCCGATAACGACAGCCTGTTTAACCGGGAATTCCAGGAAAAGTTCGATATACTGGTGTTCCTGAATACGACAGGTGACATTTTGAACGAATTTCAGCAGGAAGTCATGCGGGAATTCGTCGAGTCAGGCGGTGGCTTTGTCGGCATCCATGCCGCTACGGACACCGAATACGAGTGGGAATGGTACGGCGAATTCATCGGAACCTATTTCAAAGACCATCCTGAGATACAGCAGGCTACCATAGATGTCGTGGCGCCTGATCATCCCACAACCGCAATGTTGCCGTCCCGATGGGAGCGCACCGACGAATGGTACAATTTTGCCCCGGAACTGCCGGATAAGTTTGAGATTCTGTGCGTTTTGGATGAGAGTACCTATGAGGGAGGTACCCATGAAAATGCGCATCCATTTACTTGGTGCCGGGACGTGAAGCAGGGCAGAATGTGGTATACCGCCGGTGGACACACCGTGGAAAACTATCAGGAAGAAAAGTTCATGCTGCATCTCCTGGCCGGGATTCAGTATGCAGGAAAAATTACTTCCCGCTGA